A genomic segment from Microcoleus sp. FACHB-831 encodes:
- a CDS encoding 30S ribosomal protein S1 yields the protein MVNQKTTATEIGFSLDDFAALLDKYDYHFSPGDIVAGTVFSIEPRGALIDIGAKTAAYIPIQEMSINRVDSPDEVLQSNETREFFILTDENEDGQLTLSIRRIEYMRAWERVRQLQAEDATVRSQVFATNRGGALVRIEGLRGFIPGSHISTRKPKEDLVGEELPLKFLEVDEDRNRLVLSHRRALVERKMNRLEVGEVVIGAVRGIKPYGAFIDIGGVSGLLHISEISHDHIDTPHSVFNVNDEVKVMIIDLDAERGRISLSTKQLEPEPGDMIKNRDRVYDKAEEMAAKYREKMRAQQQGIPPASITLPVDDAPEAIEVAEEDIEIPEDLELPSATEDE from the coding sequence ATGGTCAATCAGAAAACAACCGCTACAGAAATAGGCTTTAGTCTCGACGATTTTGCGGCCCTACTCGACAAGTATGACTACCACTTTAGCCCCGGCGATATAGTAGCCGGAACCGTGTTCAGCATCGAGCCAAGGGGTGCTCTGATTGACATTGGTGCTAAAACTGCCGCTTATATTCCTATTCAGGAGATGTCAATCAACAGAGTTGACAGCCCTGATGAAGTATTACAGTCGAACGAGACACGGGAATTTTTTATTCTGACCGATGAGAATGAAGATGGACAGCTGACGCTTTCCATCCGTCGCATCGAATATATGAGAGCTTGGGAGCGGGTGCGCCAGCTGCAAGCCGAAGACGCAACGGTGCGATCGCAAGTGTTCGCTACCAATCGCGGCGGCGCACTGGTACGCATTGAAGGATTGCGCGGATTTATACCGGGTTCTCACATCAGTACCCGCAAACCCAAGGAAGATTTAGTAGGCGAAGAACTACCACTAAAATTCCTAGAGGTAGACGAAGACAGAAACCGTCTGGTTCTCAGCCATCGTCGGGCGCTGGTTGAGCGTAAGATGAACCGTCTGGAAGTAGGCGAGGTGGTGATTGGTGCCGTTCGCGGTATCAAGCCATACGGTGCTTTCATCGATATTGGCGGTGTCAGCGGTCTGCTGCACATCTCGGAAATTTCCCACGACCACATCGATACACCCCACAGCGTTTTCAATGTCAATGATGAAGTGAAAGTGATGATCATTGACTTAGACGCTGAGAGAGGTAGGATTTCGCTGTCAACTAAGCAGCTAGAGCCAGAACCCGGAGACATGATCAAGAACCGCGATCGCGTCTACGATAAGGCAGAAGAAATGGCTGCTAAGTACCGCGAGAAAATGCGGGCACAACAGCAAGGCATTCCTCCTGCTAGCATAACCCTTCCCGTCGATGATGCCCCAGAGGCAATAGAGGTTGCAGAAGAAGATATCGAAATACCTGAAGATCTAGAGCTGCCCTCCGCTACTGAAGACGAATAG
- a CDS encoding S1 RNA-binding domain-containing protein, whose product MNSKTYSFNPGDIVVGTVFRLEPTGALIDIGVETAAYIPLREMSIAEIDSPEDVLQLNETREFLIVVEYDREGNPILCLSIRRLEQKLAWERVRQLQAEDITLYAKVWRIERGGLIVRVEGLSGFVPYYRISISEAKEELLGVELPLKFVMVYEDRNRLVLSHSQALGDRDPLYQLKVGQVVCGTVAGIKPYGAFIDIGGILALLQVDQISHAHFDTPHSIFKVNDEVKAAIVWIDVERRRIFLSTKALEPEPGDMLRNPQIVYQKAEEMAAKYLEQLNNHQNQGTEVVSN is encoded by the coding sequence TTAATCCCGGCGATATTGTAGTTGGGACGGTGTTTAGACTGGAGCCGACGGGCGCTCTAATTGATATTGGTGTCGAAACTGCTGCTTATATTCCGCTGCGGGAGATGTCAATCGCCGAAATTGACAGTCCAGAGGACGTATTGCAGTTAAATGAAACCCGCGAATTCTTGATTGTGGTTGAGTACGATCGAGAAGGGAATCCCATACTTTGCCTTTCCATCCGACGCCTTGAGCAAAAGCTAGCTTGGGAACGAGTACGTCAGCTGCAAGCAGAAGATATCACCCTGTACGCTAAGGTTTGGCGAATCGAGCGAGGTGGATTAATAGTAAGGGTTGAAGGGTTGAGCGGCTTTGTTCCCTATTACCGCATCAGCATCAGTGAAGCCAAAGAAGAGTTACTTGGAGTTGAACTCCCTCTAAAGTTCGTTATGGTGTATGAAGACCGTAATCGTCTGGTACTCAGCCATAGTCAGGCGTTGGGCGATCGCGATCCGCTCTACCAGCTAAAAGTGGGTCAAGTTGTGTGCGGTACAGTAGCGGGTATCAAACCCTACGGTGCATTTATTGATATTGGAGGCATCCTCGCCCTGCTACAGGTGGATCAAATATCACACGCCCACTTTGATACGCCTCACAGCATTTTCAAGGTAAATGATGAAGTGAAGGCGGCGATCGTTTGGATAGATGTGGAGCGGCGTCGCATCTTCCTCTCAACAAAGGCACTGGAACCAGAACCGGGTGATATGCTGAGAAATCCTCAGATTGTTTATCAAAAAGCTGAGGAAATGGCTGCTAAGTACCTAGAGCAGCTGAACAACCATCAGAATCAAGGTACTGAAGTGGTGTCTAATTGA
- a CDS encoding HAD family hydrolase translates to MVTIRCREFTFPNIQAVIFDKDGTLEDSEDYIRNIGQKRSRIIDAQIPGIGDPLLMAFGINEGKLDPTGLLAVGSRRECEIAAAAYIAETGRGWLESLAIARRAFEEADLVMQKFTPSPLFVGSLEVLKFLSDAGLKLGILSASNTSRVQAFVKHHELSDYIQLQMGVDEGISKPDPALFLQACQRLGVEPNATLMVGDSAGDIQMARNAGAAGCIGICWGKPQAAHLKSADVAIAQLDEIQIDK, encoded by the coding sequence TTGGTAACTATTCGTTGTCGGGAATTTACGTTCCCAAATATCCAAGCAGTGATTTTTGATAAAGACGGTACGCTGGAAGATTCTGAGGATTACATAAGAAACATAGGACAAAAGCGATCGCGCATAATCGATGCCCAAATTCCGGGAATAGGCGACCCACTGTTAATGGCTTTTGGGATTAATGAAGGTAAACTCGACCCCACTGGGTTATTGGCTGTTGGCAGTCGTCGGGAGTGTGAGATTGCCGCCGCTGCTTATATTGCCGAAACTGGTAGAGGATGGTTGGAATCGCTGGCGATCGCGCGTCGCGCTTTTGAAGAAGCCGATCTCGTTATGCAAAAATTTACCCCTTCTCCCCTATTTGTTGGCAGTCTGGAAGTGCTGAAATTCCTCTCAGACGCCGGGTTGAAATTAGGCATTCTCTCAGCATCTAATACTTCGCGAGTGCAAGCTTTTGTCAAACACCATGAATTAAGCGATTACATCCAGTTGCAGATGGGAGTAGATGAAGGTATTAGTAAGCCAGATCCGGCATTATTTTTGCAAGCTTGTCAGAGATTGGGAGTAGAACCGAATGCGACGCTAATGGTGGGGGATTCGGCGGGTGATATTCAGATGGCGCGTAATGCGGGTGCAGCTGGGTGTATTGGTATTTGTTGGGGGAAACCGCAAGCAGCGCATTTAAAGTCGGCAGATGTAGCGATCGCTCAACTCGATGAAATCCAAATCGATAAATAA